The Vicia villosa cultivar HV-30 ecotype Madison, WI linkage group LG1, Vvil1.0, whole genome shotgun sequence genome includes a region encoding these proteins:
- the LOC131612627 gene encoding uncharacterized protein LOC131612627: protein MSILCGLPLVECVYCIACVRWAWKRCLHTAGHDSQTWGVATTEEFEPVPRLCRYILSVYEEDLRSPLWAPPGGYGINPDWLLLRKTYKDTHGRAPPYILYLDHDHGDIVLAIRGLNLAKEGDYAVLLDNKLGKRKFDGGYVHNGLLKAAGTVLDAECDILRDLVEKYPNYTLTFAGHSLGSGVAAMLSMVVVQNRDRLGNIERKRVRCYAIAPARCMSLNLAVRYADIINSVVLQDDFLPRTATPLEDIFKSLLCLPCLLCLKCLRDTCISEEKMLKDPRRLYAPGRLYHIVERKPFRCGRFPPVVKTAVPVDGRFEHIVLSCNATSDHAIIWIEKEAQRALNLMLEKDNTMKVPAKQIMERQETMDRHNQEYTAALQRAKTLHVPHAFNPPSQYGTFDDEGEESSRKSEAEFSVSSTNKSRADESWDALIERLFDKDEHGKMVFKR, encoded by the exons ATGTCAATTCTCTGTGGCTTGCCTCTTGTTGAATGTGTGTATTGTATAGCTTGTGTTCGTTGGGCTTGGAAGAGATGTCTTCATACTGCAGGCCATGACAGTCAAACTTGGGGGGTTGCTACAACAGAAGAATTTGAGCCTGTTCCGCGTCTTTGTCGATATATTTTATCTGTGTATGAAGAAGATCTTCGAAGCCCTCTTTGGGCACCTCCTGGTGGTTATGGAATTAACCCGGATTGGTTATTACTTAGAAAGACGTATAAAGATACACACGGGAGGGCTCCGCCGTATATTCTGTATCTTGATCATGATCATGGGGATATAGTTCTTGCTATAAGGGGACTGAATTTGGCGAAGGAGGGTGATTATGCTGTTCTGTTGGATAATAAATTGGGGAAGAGAAAGTTTGATGGGGGATATGTTCATAATGGACTGTTGAAAGCTGCTGGGACGGTTTTGGATGCTGAGTGTGATATTTTGAGGGATTTGGTAGAGAAGTATCCGAATTATACTCTTACTTTTGCTGGACATTCGCTTGGATCGGGAGTAGCTGCAATGTTGAGCATGGTGGTTGTGCAGAATCGGGATAGACTTGGAAACATTGAGAGGAAGAGAGTTAGGTGTTATGCTATTGCTCCTGCTAGGTGTATGTCGCTTAATTTGGCAGTCAGATATGCGGATATCATAAACTCTGTTGTGCTTCAG GATGACTTCTTACCACGGACAGCCACCCCATTGGAAGATATATTCAAATCTCTGTTATG TTTGCCGTGCTTGTTGTGCTTGAAGTGCTTGAGGGATACATGTATATCGGAGGAGAAGATGCTGAAAGATCCAAGGAGACTATATGCACCTGGTCGCCTTTACCACATTGTTGAGAGAAAGCCTTTCAG ATGCGGAAGGTTTCCTCCAGTTGTGAAAACGGCAGTGCCAGTAGATGGAAGGTTTGAGCATATAGTTCTTTCTTGCAACGCTACATCAGATCATGCCATTATTTGGATAGAGAAAGAGGCTCAAAGGGCTTTAAAT TTGATGCTGGAGAAAGATAATACCATGAAAGTACCTGCGAAGCAAATCATGGAGCGCCAGGAAACAATGGACAGACACAACCAAGAGTACACAGCAGCATTACAAAGGGCGAAAACGTTACATGTTCCACACGCTTTTAATCCACCATCACAATACGGAACTTTTGATGATGAGGGAGAGGAGAGTTCGAGAAAGTCAGAAGCCGAGTTTTCTGTTAGTTCAACCAATAAGAGTAGGGCAGACGAAAGCTGGGATGCATTGATTGAGCGTCTTTTTGATAAGGATGAACATGGAAAAATGGTGttcaagagatga
- the LOC131612609 gene encoding large ribosomal subunit protein eL36x-like gives MAPKQPSTGLFVGLNKGHIVTKKELAPRPSARKGKTSKRVHFVRNLIREVAGFAPYEKRITELLKVGKDKRALKVAKRKLGTHKRAKKKREEMSNVLRKMRAGGAGDKKK, from the exons ATGGCTCCTAAACAACCCAGTACGGGTCTTTTCGTTGGATTGAACAAGGGTCACATCGTCACCAAGAAGGAATTGGCACCACGTCCCTCAGCTCGCAAGGGG AAAACAAGCAAGAGAGTTCACTTTGTGAGGAACCTCATCAGGGAGGTAGCTGGATTTGCACCATATGAGAAGCGTATCACTGAGTTGCTCAAGGTTGGAAAGGATAAGAGGGCATTGAAGGTCGCAAAGAGAAAGCTCGGAACCCACAAGCGTGCCAAGAAGAAGAGAGAGGAGATGTCCAATGTTCTAAGAAAGATGAG GGCTGGTGGAGCTGGAGATAAGAAGAAATAG